A window of the Sardina pilchardus chromosome 21, fSarPil1.1, whole genome shotgun sequence genome harbors these coding sequences:
- the LOC134069432 gene encoding protocadherin alpha-C2-like, with amino-acid sequence MESRESAHIRYVSAMLLFSLSLQHLASAVTHYSIPEEMDIGSVVASLAVDLDLDVKTLSRRKIRLDNIANKKYLDVNKETGELFILERIDREYLCSAKSAETCVLKLDATIENPVRMFNIELEILDINDNAPQFRRDTMHLDISESTPVGERFSLTNAVDPDLGSNSIKTYYLSESDHFSIEIQTGRDGSKFTDLILKKALDREEQSVHSLILTAVDGGVPARSGTASIIVKVLDTNDNAPQFDTDRYSIQLSENSPIGSLVVKLNATDLDEGSNADITYLFSLYTSEKTQQTFTINPDNGEIRVKDMVNYEDFKIYDMEIIAKDKGINSLSGQCKVTILITDMNDNHPEISVKSFQSTIKENVEVDTIIAVVSVSDKDSGENGVVDIKINKNLPFLLRESSDNYYELVVSTPLDREKVPEYDITFTVTDRGTPQLSDNETITVELLDVNDNVPRFNQTFFTIPVTENNAPGALLAALTAVDPDLHENQYLVYFIIEKEIANTSMSMLFSINPENGNLYALKTFDYEIEEEFLFHIEARDSGVPPLSSNVTVHIIIMDQNDNTPVIVSPWRAHGTVVEEKIPRNTDKGSLVAKVIAIDTDSVHNSRITYQFLQNTDVTLFSLDQYNGEIRTMRMFSYRDARHQRLVVIAKDNGEPALSATVTIKLSTIETALKSYADMTEVPLEYDIFSDLNLYLVIGLGSVSFLLLITILVTIVIKCQKPKHSKAAPPSRNSVASDRNSAFADSTLVSNDAYWYSMFLAETRKGKLVVRQPAPKGSRYVVSSLPRSTGLSEPTDSAASTLQKG; translated from the exons ATGGAGTCTCGCGAAAGCGCACATATAAGGTATGTGTCAGCCATGCTTCTTTTCTCATTATCTCTTCAGCATTTAGCATCTGCCGTTACACATTACTCTATTCCAGAAGAGATGGATATAGGCTCTGTTGTTGCGAGTTTAGCTGTTGATTTGGACCTTGATGTGAAAACGCTGAGTAGGAGGAAAATCCGATTGGATAATATCGCTAACAAAAAGTAccttgatgtaaacaaagaaaCGGGGGAGCTTTTCATTCTTGAGAGAATTGACAGGGAGTACCTCTGCAGTGCAAAATCTGCCGAAACGTGTGTGTTGAAACTAGATGCCACAATTGAAAATCCTGTGCGGATGTTCAACATTGAACTGGAAATACTAGATATTAATGACAATGCGCCACAGTTTCGGAGAGACACCATGCATTTGGACATATCTGAATCCACACCAGTCGGTGAACGGTTCTCTTTAACGAATGCTGTGGATCCTGATCTTGGGTCGAATTCGATCAAGACGTATTATCTTAGTGAAAGTGACCACTTCAGTATCGAGATACAAACTGGGCGAGATGGCTCGAAATTTACCGATTTAATTCTGAAAAAAGCTTTGGACAGGGAGGAGCAAAGTGTCCATAGTTTAATACTCACCGCTGTCGATGGCGGAGTGCCCGCACGGTCTGGCACAGCAAGTATAATAGTAAAAGTGTTGGACACAAATGACAACGCCCCCCAGTTTGACACGGATAGGTATAGCATACAGCTTTCAGAAAACTCTCCCATTGGAAGTCTTGTTGTGAAACTGAATGCAACTGACTTAGATGAAGGCTCAAACGCAGATATCACCTATCTATTTAGCCTTTACACCTCCgagaaaacacaacaaaccTTCACTATAAATCCCGATAATGGCGAGATCAGAGTAAAGGATATGGTTAATTACGAAGATTTTAAAATATATGACATGGAGATCATAGCAAAAGACAAGGGTATCAATTCTTTATCAGGGCAATGCAAAGTGACCATATTGATTACTGATATGAACGACAATCACCCGGAAATTTCAGTCAAATCATTTCAAAGTACAATAAAGGAAAATGTTGAAGTAGATACTATCATTGCTGTTGTAAGTGTTAGCGATAAGGATTCTGGAGAAAATGGAGTTGTTGACATTAAAATCAATAAGAACTTGCCTTTTCTATTAAGAGAGTCCTCAGACAATTACTACGAATTAGTTGTATCAACACCACTGGATAGAGAAAAGGTCCCAGAATATGATATTACATTTACGGTGACAGACAGAGGCACACCTCAATTATCTGATAACGAGACCATCACTGTAGAATTGCTAGACGTTAATGACAACGTCCCTCGGTTCAATCAGACGTTTTTCACAATACCAGTGACTGAGAATAACGCACCAGGAGCACTACTAGCTGCCCTTACAGCTGTAGATCCagatctccatgaaaaccagtaccttgtttatttcatcatagaAAAGGAGATAGCCAACACCTCCATGTCCATGCTATTCTCTATTAACCCAGAGAATGGCAACCTTTACGCACTGAAAACCTTTGATTATGAAATAGAGGAAGAGTTTCTTTTCCACATCGAGGCCCGTGATTCAGGCGTTCCTCCTCTCAGCAGTAACGTCACGGTTCATATCATCATCATGGACCAAAATGATAACACTCCAGTGATCGTGTCTCCATGGCGCGCGCATGGCACCGTAGTCGAGGAAAAGATCCCCAGGAACACCGATAAAGGATCTCTGGTTGCCAAAGTGATCGCTATTGACACAGACTCTGTTCACAATTCTCGCATAACATATCAGTTCCTCCAGAACACCGATGTCACATTGTTTAGTTTAGATCAGTACAACGGAGAGATCCGGACAATGAGGATGTTCAGCTACAGAGACGCGCGTCACCAGCGCCTAGTGGTGATCGCCAAGGATAACGGAGAGCCTGCGCTCTCTGCCACCGTGACCATCAAGCTCTCCACGATAGAGACCGCTCTGAAATCCTACGCTGACATGACTGAAGTGCCTTTGGAATATGACATCTTTTCGGACTTGAATCTTTATCTGGTGATTGGACTGGGCTCAGTGTCATTCCTGTTACTCATCACCATACTGGTCACCATAGTAATAAAGTGCCAGAAACCCAAACACAGCAAAGCAGCTCCTCCCAGTAGGAACAGTGTGGCCAGTGACAGGAACTCAGCCTTCGCAGATTCCACACTCGTCTCCAATGATGCATACTGGTACAGCATGTTCCTAGCGGAGACGCGTAAAGGGAAGCTGGTTGTGAGACAGCCCGCGCCAAAAGGATCGCGGTACGTTGTGTCAAGCCTACCCAGAAGCACAGGCCTGTCCGAACCCACAGATTCAGCTGCATCTACTTTACAG AAAGGGTGA